The Dethiobacter alkaliphilus AHT 1 genomic sequence TAAAGAAAAGTTAGGGCTCTCTGGTGTGGTACTTACCAAACTGGATGGTGATACCCGCGGCGGTGCGGCCCTGTCGGTGCGGGCTGTGACAGGCTGCCCGGTGAAGTTTGCCGGTCTGGGTGAAAAAACCGATGCATTTGAACCCTTTTATCCGGAACGGATGGCCTCAAGGATTCTGGGCATGGGGGATGTGCTGACTTTAATTGAGAAAGCGCAGTCCACCTTTGACGAACAAAAGGCCAAAGAAATGGAAAAAAAGTTGCGCACCCAGCAGTTTACCCTGGATGATTTTCTTGACCAGCTGCAGCAGATTAAGCAGATGGGGCCCATCAATCAAATCCTGGAAATGATGCCGGGGATGGGCGGCATGGGCAAGAAGCTAAAAGGTATGTCGGTGGACGATAAAGAGTTTGTAAAAGTTGAAGCCATTATCCATTCCATGACTAAAAAGGAACGGCAGGACCCCGGCATTATTAACAGCAACCGGCGCCGGCGCATAGCCATGGGCAGCGGAACCAAGGTGCAGGATGTAAACAACCTGCTGAAACAGTTTGCCATGATGCAGAAGATGATGAAGCAGTTTGGCAAAATGGATAAGGGTAAAATGAAGGGCAAGGGAAAAGGTAAATTCCCCTTTATGTAAATATATAGCTCTTAACCTGAACAAGGAGGTGAAAGTATATGGCAGTAAGAATTCGGCTGAAGCGTGTTGGCGCTAAAAAGCGTCCGTTCTACCGGATCGTAGTTGCAGATTCCCGTTCTCCCCGTGATGGGGCTTTTATCGATGAAATCGGCTTCTACAATCCCACCACTGAACCCACCACGCTGAAGATTGACGATGAAAAGGCACAGGATTGGTTGCAGAAAGGTGCCCAACCTTCTGACACGGTAAAAGCGTTGCTTACCAAAGCAGGTATTGCTAAATAGCAGAACATTGGACGGTGATGGAAAATGAAGGATTTGGTAGAATTCATCGCCAAGGCCTTGGTGGATCAGCCGGATGAAGTCCGCGTGGAACAGCTGGAAGACAGCCGCACCATAACATTGGAGCTGCGTGTAGCTCCTGATGATATGGGTAAGGTTATCGGTAAGCAGGGCCGGATTGCCAAAGCTATCCGGACTGTGGTTAACGCAGCTTCCGTCAATGAGAAAAAACGGGTCATGGTGGAAATCGTCCAGTAGGCGGTGATTTTTTGGAGCAGTCGGTTGCCATAGGTAAAGTTGTTACAACCCACGGTGTTAAGGGCGGCATGAAAGTGCAGCCCCTCTCAGATAATCCGGAGCGGATTAAGGAGCTCATCCGCGTTTTTGTGGAAAAAGACGGACATTCCGCTGCCAGAGATGTGGTGGAAGCTTTTGTCCACGGGCGGGCCTGGGTAATTCGCCTGGAAGGCATAGATTCCTGCGACGCTGCCCGGGAATTGGTGGGAGCAATGCTCACCATTCCAATTTCGGAGCGTCTGCCGTTGCCTGAGAATTCCTACTACCTGGACCAGATTATCGGTCTTGATGTGTATACTGTGGACGGCACATATCTGGGCAGCATAATAAATGTGCTGGAAACCGGCAGCAATGATGTGTATGTGGTGGAAAACAAAGCTGACGGCCGTCAGGTATTAATCCCGGCATTAAAGGCTGTGGTGAAAAGCATTGACCTGGATACCGGGCGCATGGAAGTGGATCCGCCTGAAGGTCTCCTGTGAGGTGATTGCGATGCGAATCGATATTATCACCATTTTTCCCGGCATGTTCGCTTCTTTGCAGGAAAGCATTATCCGGCGGGCGGTGGAGGCAGGGCATGTACAGATTGAGATTACCGATCTTCGCGCCTATGCCAACAACAAACACCGCAGCGTTGACGACTACCCGTACGGCGGCGGCCCGGGCATGGTTATGCAACCGGAGCCTTTCTTTCTGGCAGTGGAACACCTGCAAAAGCAGGATGAACGCCAGGGTCCGGTGATTCTGTTAACGCCCGGTGGCGAGACCTTTACGCAAAAAAAGGCCAGGGAGTTGGCCTCCCGGGAGAGGATTACTCTTCTTTGCGGCCACTATGAAGGTATTGATGAGCGGGTAAGGGAGACACTGGTGGATGAGGAGATTTCCCTGGGAGACTTTGTGCTCACAGGCGGGGAAATTCCGGCCATGGCCATAACCGATGCGGTGGTTCGTTTGCTTCCCGGAGTGCTCCCGGAAGAATCGGTAACCGACGAGTCGTTTACCGACGGTCTTTTAGAGTATCCACAATATACCCGGCCTGCGGAATTTCGCGGCCTGAAGGTGCCGGAAGTACTTCTTTCCGGTAACCATGAGAAGATTCGCCTGTGGCGCAGACAACAATCTTTGTTGCGGACGCTGGCCTGTCGGCCCGACCTTCTGGCCCAAGCCAGATTGTCTCCTGAAGAGAAGCGTATGCTGGACAAAATGAGCACCGGCAACGACGAAGGCTCATAGTTGTAAATGGTATGTCTGTATGATATAATTTCTCTTGTTATAAGCATGTTTTGGAATGAAAGG encodes the following:
- the rpsP gene encoding 30S ribosomal protein S16 — protein: MAVRIRLKRVGAKKRPFYRIVVADSRSPRDGAFIDEIGFYNPTTEPTTLKIDDEKAQDWLQKGAQPSDTVKALLTKAGIAK
- a CDS encoding KH domain-containing protein → MKDLVEFIAKALVDQPDEVRVEQLEDSRTITLELRVAPDDMGKVIGKQGRIAKAIRTVVNAASVNEKKRVMVEIVQ
- the rimM gene encoding ribosome maturation factor RimM (Essential for efficient processing of 16S rRNA), giving the protein MEQSVAIGKVVTTHGVKGGMKVQPLSDNPERIKELIRVFVEKDGHSAARDVVEAFVHGRAWVIRLEGIDSCDAARELVGAMLTIPISERLPLPENSYYLDQIIGLDVYTVDGTYLGSIINVLETGSNDVYVVENKADGRQVLIPALKAVVKSIDLDTGRMEVDPPEGLL
- the trmD gene encoding tRNA (guanosine(37)-N1)-methyltransferase TrmD, with amino-acid sequence MRIDIITIFPGMFASLQESIIRRAVEAGHVQIEITDLRAYANNKHRSVDDYPYGGGPGMVMQPEPFFLAVEHLQKQDERQGPVILLTPGGETFTQKKARELASRERITLLCGHYEGIDERVRETLVDEEISLGDFVLTGGEIPAMAITDAVVRLLPGVLPEESVTDESFTDGLLEYPQYTRPAEFRGLKVPEVLLSGNHEKIRLWRRQQSLLRTLACRPDLLAQARLSPEEKRMLDKMSTGNDEGS